The Pseudomonas fluorescens genome includes a window with the following:
- a CDS encoding YbaY family lipoprotein, producing the protein MKKLALLASMALLAACQSATPPSTTVAALDGEVFYLQRIALPPNATLSVSLQDVSLADAPAVVLDEQSGPIKGQVPLPFHLSYDPTQVKPGHRYAVSARIEVDGQLMFITTEQHTVQLDGKDPQPLKIRVNAAR; encoded by the coding sequence ATGAAAAAACTTGCTCTGCTTGCATCCATGGCATTACTGGCCGCTTGCCAATCGGCAACGCCCCCCTCCACGACCGTTGCGGCCCTCGATGGCGAAGTGTTCTATCTGCAACGCATTGCCCTGCCACCCAACGCTACCTTGAGCGTGAGCCTGCAGGACGTTTCCCTCGCCGACGCCCCTGCGGTGGTCCTCGATGAGCAGAGCGGCCCGATCAAAGGCCAGGTCCCGCTGCCGTTCCACCTCAGTTATGATCCAACCCAGGTCAAGCCCGGCCACCGTTATGCCGTGAGCGCCCGCATCGAAGTGGACGGCCAGTTGATGTTCATCACCACCGAACAACACACCGTGCAACTCGATGGCAAGGATCCGCAGCCGTTGAAGATTCGCGTCAACGCCGCACGCTGA
- the adk gene encoding adenylate kinase, with protein MRVILLGAPGAGKGTQAKFITEKFGIPQISTGDMLRAAVKAGTELGVKAKSIMDAGGLVSDDLIIALVKDRIAQADCANGFLFDGFPRTIPQAEALVTAGVELDHVVEIAVDDEEIVQRIAGRRVHEPSGRVYHTVYNPPKVAGKDDVTGEELVQRKDDTEETVRHRLSVYHSQTKPLVAFYQNLSAAQGKPKYSHIPGVGSVDAITSKVLEALS; from the coding sequence ATGCGCGTCATTCTGCTGGGAGCTCCCGGGGCCGGTAAAGGTACTCAGGCAAAGTTCATCACCGAAAAATTCGGTATCCCGCAAATTTCCACTGGCGACATGCTGCGTGCCGCAGTCAAGGCGGGCACCGAGCTGGGCGTCAAGGCCAAGAGCATCATGGATGCCGGCGGCCTGGTGTCGGATGACCTGATCATCGCCCTGGTCAAGGATCGTATCGCTCAAGCCGATTGCGCCAACGGCTTCCTGTTCGACGGCTTCCCGCGCACCATTCCCCAGGCCGAAGCCCTGGTGACTGCCGGTGTTGAGCTCGATCACGTGGTCGAAATCGCGGTCGACGATGAAGAGATCGTCCAGCGCATTGCCGGTCGTCGCGTCCACGAGCCATCCGGCCGTGTCTACCACACCGTCTACAACCCGCCGAAAGTCGCGGGCAAGGACGACGTTACCGGTGAAGAGCTGGTGCAGCGCAAGGACGACACCGAAGAAACCGTGCGTCATCGCCTGTCGGTCTACCATTCCCAGACCAAGCCGCTGGTGGCGTTCTACCAGAACCTGTCGGCTGCCCAGGGCAAGCCGAAGTACAGCCACATCCCGGGCGTTGGCTCGGTCGATGCGATCACCAGCAAGGTGCTCGAAGCGCTGAGCTGA
- a CDS encoding isocitrate lyase/PEP mutase family protein — protein sequence MDAQTRRAQAFKALHEREGAFVIPNPWDVGSAKMLASLGFEALATTSAGHAFSLGRPDGALGLEDTLANVRAIVAATDLPVAVDLENGFADAPDDCARNLLRAAEAGAVGGSIEDATGREDSPIYCFEHAVARVKAAADAVRSLPYPFLLTARAENFLHGNPDLDDTIRRLKAFADAGADVLYAPGLSSAEQVLAVVRAVAPKPVNVLMSGALDLTVTQLSELGVKRISVGSALALAAYGEFFRAAEEIQQQGTFTFTRHSMPFKQANQLFKG from the coding sequence ATGGATGCGCAAACTCGTCGAGCCCAGGCGTTCAAGGCCTTGCACGAACGTGAAGGGGCTTTTGTCATTCCCAACCCGTGGGATGTCGGTTCGGCCAAGATGTTGGCCAGCCTCGGCTTTGAAGCCCTGGCGACTACCAGTGCCGGGCACGCTTTTTCCTTGGGCCGGCCCGATGGAGCGCTGGGCCTGGAGGACACGCTGGCCAATGTGCGGGCGATTGTGGCGGCCACCGACCTGCCCGTAGCCGTGGACCTGGAAAATGGTTTTGCCGATGCCCCCGACGATTGCGCGCGTAACCTGCTCCGTGCGGCAGAGGCCGGTGCGGTGGGTGGTTCGATCGAGGATGCCACGGGGCGCGAAGACAGCCCGATCTATTGCTTCGAGCATGCGGTGGCACGGGTCAAGGCCGCCGCCGACGCAGTGCGCAGCTTGCCGTACCCCTTCCTGTTGACCGCCCGGGCGGAGAACTTCCTGCACGGCAATCCGGACCTGGACGACACCATTCGCCGCTTGAAGGCCTTCGCAGACGCGGGGGCCGACGTGTTGTACGCCCCGGGGCTGAGCAGCGCCGAGCAAGTGCTTGCAGTGGTGCGGGCCGTGGCGCCGAAACCGGTGAACGTGCTGATGTCCGGGGCGCTGGACCTGACAGTGACACAATTGAGTGAACTGGGGGTCAAGCGCATCAGCGTCGGATCGGCCCTGGCTCTGGCTGCCTATGGCGAGTTCTTCCGCGCCGCCGAAGAAATCCAGCAGCAGGGCACGTTCACCTTCACGCGCCACTCGATGCCGTTCAAGCAGGCCAACCAATTATTCAAGGGTTGA
- a CDS encoding DUF72 domain-containing protein produces the protein MLLPYYLGCPSWSENAWRDYLYPQDAKTSDFLNLYSQVFNAVEGNTTFYASPSAAIVQRWAETMPGHFRFTAKLPGDISHNGDLRERLTATETFVQLLSPLGDRVSPFWLQLSKAFTPNRLPELAGFIDAFERPLAVEVRHDEFFAKGDAERRLNRLLLDRGIERICLDPRALFSCTSTDPGVLHAQSKKPRVPPRPTAFTQCPQVRFIGHPVLEANEPFLTPWVEKIAGWIEEGRTPYIFLHTADNLLAAKLAQRFHTHLMSRLPGLPALPELYREPAAEQLGLL, from the coding sequence ATGCTCTTGCCTTACTACCTGGGCTGCCCGTCCTGGAGCGAAAACGCCTGGCGCGATTATCTTTATCCCCAGGACGCCAAAACCTCCGACTTCCTGAATCTCTATTCCCAAGTATTCAATGCCGTGGAAGGCAATACGACTTTCTACGCCAGTCCCTCTGCGGCCATCGTCCAGCGTTGGGCCGAAACCATGCCCGGGCATTTTCGCTTCACCGCCAAACTGCCCGGTGACATCAGCCACAACGGCGACTTGCGTGAGCGGCTGACAGCCACCGAAACCTTCGTGCAATTGCTCAGCCCCCTGGGTGACCGGGTTTCACCGTTCTGGCTGCAATTATCCAAGGCCTTTACCCCCAATCGATTGCCCGAGCTGGCGGGGTTCATCGACGCTTTCGAGCGACCGTTGGCCGTGGAAGTGCGCCACGATGAGTTCTTTGCCAAGGGCGATGCCGAACGGCGACTCAACCGCTTGTTGCTCGACCGCGGTATCGAACGTATCTGCCTCGATCCCCGGGCGCTGTTCAGTTGCACCTCCACCGACCCTGGCGTGCTCCATGCCCAATCGAAAAAACCGCGAGTGCCACCGCGACCGACGGCCTTCACCCAGTGCCCGCAGGTGCGCTTCATCGGCCATCCGGTGCTGGAAGCCAATGAACCGTTCCTGACGCCCTGGGTAGAGAAAATCGCCGGATGGATCGAAGAAGGGCGCACGCCTTATATCTTCCTGCACACCGCCGACAACCTGCTGGCGGCGAAACTCGCGCAACGCTTCCACACTCACCTGATGAGTCGTTTGCCTGGCTTGCCGGCCCTGCCTGAGCTATATAGAGAGCCCGCCGCCGAGCAACTGGGTTTGCTCTGA
- a CDS encoding efflux RND transporter permease subunit, protein MGFNLSEWALRNRQIVLFLMLLLAVVGALSYTKLGQSEDPPFTFKAMVIRTNWPGATAEEVSRQVTERIEKKLMETGDYERIVSFSRPGESQVTFMARDSLHSVQIPELWYQIRKKISDIRHTLPPGIQGPFFNDEFGTTFGNIYALTGDGFDYAVLKDYADRIQIQLQRVKDVGKVELLGLQDEKIWIELSNVKLATLGLPLAAVQQALEEQNAVSTAGFFETGSERLQLRVSGNFQTVEEIRNFPIRVADRTFRISDLADVRRGFNDPPAPRMRFMGEDAIGLAVAMKDGGDILVLGKALEVDFARIQNTLPAGMQLRKVSDQPAAVKTGVGEFVQVLVEALTIVLLVSFFSLGLRTGMVVALAIPLVLAMTFAAMYYLGIGLHKISLGALVLALGLLVDDAIIAVEMMAIKMEQGFDRIKAASFAWTSTAFPMLTGTLITAAGFLPIATAQSGTGEYTRSIFQVVTLALLASWVAAVVFVPYLGEKLLPDLAKIHAAKHGTADGQADPYGTPFYQRVRRMVEWCVRRRKTVIILTVLLFVGSVVLFRFVPQQFFPASGRLELMVDLKLQEGASLSNTAEQVKRLEALLKDHAGIDNYVAYVGTGSPRFYLPLDQQLPASSFAQFVVLAKTIEDREPLRSWLIATLNEQFPTLRSRVTRLENGPPVGYPVQFRVTGEHIEKVRALARKVAEKVRENPYVTNVHLDWEEPSKVVYLNVDQDRARALGVSTATLASFLRSSLTGSSVSQYREDNELIEILLRGTVHERTELSLLPSLAVPTDNGKSVALSQIATLEYGFEEGVIWHRNRLPSVTVRADIYGKEQPATLVQQIFPTLEPIRAQLPDGYLLEVGGTVEDSARGQKSVNAGVPLFIVVVLTLLMLQLRSFSRTAMVFLTAPLGLIGVTLFLLMFRQPFGFVAMLGTIALSGMIMRNSVILVDQIEQDIKAGLSPWQAIIEATVRRFRPIVLTALAAVLAMIPLSRSLFFGPMAVAIMGGLIVATALTLLFLPALYAAWFRVKKT, encoded by the coding sequence ATGGGTTTCAATCTTTCCGAATGGGCGCTGCGCAACCGCCAGATCGTACTGTTCCTGATGTTGTTGCTGGCCGTCGTTGGCGCGCTTTCCTACACCAAGCTCGGCCAGAGCGAAGACCCGCCGTTCACCTTCAAGGCCATGGTCATCCGCACCAACTGGCCGGGCGCCACGGCCGAGGAAGTCTCGCGACAGGTCACTGAGCGCATCGAAAAGAAGCTGATGGAAACCGGCGATTACGAAAGGATCGTCTCGTTCTCCCGTCCGGGCGAGTCCCAGGTGACCTTCATGGCCCGTGACTCCCTGCATTCGGTACAGATCCCCGAGCTGTGGTACCAGATCCGCAAGAAGATCAGTGACATCCGCCACACCTTGCCGCCGGGTATCCAAGGGCCATTTTTCAACGATGAATTCGGCACCACCTTCGGCAACATCTATGCGCTGACCGGTGACGGCTTCGACTACGCCGTGCTCAAGGACTACGCCGACCGCATCCAGATCCAGCTGCAACGGGTCAAGGACGTGGGCAAGGTCGAACTGCTCGGTTTGCAGGACGAGAAGATCTGGATCGAGTTGTCGAACGTGAAGCTGGCGACCCTCGGCCTGCCCTTGGCGGCTGTCCAGCAGGCCTTGGAAGAGCAGAACGCCGTGTCGACCGCTGGCTTCTTCGAAACCGGCAGCGAGCGACTGCAGCTACGGGTTTCCGGGAATTTCCAGACCGTGGAAGAGATCCGCAACTTTCCGATCCGGGTCGCCGATCGTACGTTCCGTATCAGTGATCTGGCGGATGTGCGCCGGGGGTTCAATGACCCACCGGCGCCACGCATGCGTTTCATGGGTGAAGATGCCATCGGCCTGGCCGTGGCCATGAAGGACGGTGGTGACATCCTGGTGCTGGGCAAGGCCCTCGAGGTCGATTTTGCCCGGATCCAGAACACGCTCCCGGCCGGCATGCAATTGCGCAAGGTGTCGGACCAGCCAGCGGCGGTGAAGACCGGGGTCGGTGAGTTCGTCCAGGTGTTGGTGGAAGCGCTGACGATTGTGTTGCTGGTGAGCTTCTTCTCCCTTGGGCTGCGCACCGGGATGGTGGTGGCCCTGGCGATCCCGCTGGTGCTGGCAATGACGTTTGCCGCGATGTACTACCTGGGCATCGGCCTGCACAAGATTTCCCTCGGCGCGCTGGTATTGGCGCTGGGGCTGCTGGTGGACGACGCGATCATCGCGGTGGAGATGATGGCGATCAAGATGGAGCAGGGCTTCGACCGGATCAAGGCCGCCAGTTTTGCCTGGACCAGCACGGCATTCCCGATGCTCACCGGTACGTTGATCACCGCGGCCGGCTTCCTGCCAATCGCCACCGCGCAATCGGGCACCGGCGAATACACCCGTTCGATTTTCCAGGTCGTGACCCTGGCATTGCTGGCATCCTGGGTGGCTGCCGTGGTGTTTGTGCCGTACCTGGGGGAAAAGCTCCTGCCGGACCTGGCGAAAATTCACGCGGCCAAACATGGCACGGCTGACGGCCAGGCCGACCCGTACGGCACGCCGTTCTATCAGCGTGTCCGGCGGATGGTGGAGTGGTGCGTACGTCGCCGCAAAACCGTCATCATCCTGACCGTGCTGTTGTTCGTCGGCTCGGTGGTGTTGTTCCGTTTTGTGCCGCAGCAGTTTTTCCCGGCATCGGGGCGGCTGGAGCTGATGGTCGACCTGAAGCTGCAGGAAGGCGCCTCCCTGAGCAACACCGCCGAGCAGGTCAAGCGCCTTGAAGCGCTGCTCAAGGACCACGCGGGCATCGACAATTACGTGGCCTACGTCGGCACCGGTTCACCGCGCTTCTACCTGCCGCTGGATCAACAACTGCCGGCGTCCAGCTTTGCCCAGTTCGTGGTGCTGGCCAAGACCATCGAAGACCGCGAGCCTTTGCGCAGTTGGTTGATCGCGACCCTGAACGAACAGTTCCCGACCCTGCGCTCGCGGGTCACTCGCCTGGAAAACGGCCCGCCGGTCGGCTACCCGGTGCAGTTCCGCGTCACGGGCGAGCACATTGAAAAGGTTCGCGCCCTGGCGCGCAAAGTGGCGGAAAAAGTTCGCGAAAACCCTTACGTGACCAATGTGCACCTGGACTGGGAAGAACCGAGCAAGGTGGTGTACCTGAACGTCGATCAGGACCGTGCCCGAGCCCTCGGCGTGAGCACGGCCACCCTGGCAAGCTTCCTGCGCAGCTCCCTTACCGGGTCCAGCGTCAGCCAGTACCGGGAAGATAACGAACTGATCGAGATCCTGCTGCGTGGCACGGTGCATGAGCGCACCGAGCTGTCGTTGCTGCCGAGCCTGGCGGTGCCGACCGACAACGGCAAGAGCGTTGCCCTGTCGCAGATCGCGACCTTGGAATACGGTTTCGAAGAAGGCGTGATCTGGCACCGCAACCGCTTGCCGAGCGTGACCGTACGGGCCGATATCTATGGCAAGGAACAACCGGCGACCCTGGTGCAGCAGATCTTCCCGACCCTGGAGCCGATTCGTGCGCAACTGCCGGACGGTTACCTGCTGGAGGTGGGCGGTACGGTAGAGGATTCGGCCCGCGGCCAGAAATCGGTGAACGCCGGAGTACCGTTGTTCATCGTGGTGGTGCTGACCTTGCTGATGCTGCAACTGCGCAGTTTTTCGCGCACGGCCATGGTGTTCCTGACCGCGCCGCTGGGGTTGATCGGTGTCACGCTGTTCCTGTTGATGTTCCGCCAACCGTTTGGTTTTGTCGCCATGCTCGGCACGATCGCGCTGTCGGGGATGATCATGCGCAACTCGGTGATCCTGGTGGACCAGATCGAACAGGACATCAAGGCGGGACTGTCGCCCTGGCAGGCGATCATCGAAGCGACAGTGCGCCGCTTCCGCCCGATTGTGCTCACGGCACTGGCGGCGGTGCTGGCGATGATTCCGCTGTCCCGCAGCCTGTTCTTCGGCCCGATGGCCGTGGCGATCATGGGCGGGTTGATCGTGGCGACGGCGTTGACGTTGCTGTTTTTGCCCGCGTTGTATGCGGCTTGGTTCAGGGTCAAGAAAACCTGA
- a CDS encoding class I SAM-dependent methyltransferase, producing MSEQPAACRIHVEALAPAFQPQAEHWAERLGLPLQVDDGEFALQVGELGLQLQQLGPDAPGPVRVDFVEGGAAHRRLYGGGSGQMIAKAVGIAQGVRPRVLDATAGLGKDAFVLASLGCEMSLIERQPLIGALLEDGLARGAEDFDVAPIVARMRLLKGNSIEVMRDWEGEPPQVIYLDPMFPHREKTALVKKEMRLFRPLVGDDPDAPALLAAALALATHRVVVKRPRKAPCIEGPKPSHGLDGKSSRYDIYPKKALKP from the coding sequence ATGAGTGAGCAACCCGCGGCCTGCCGCATCCATGTCGAGGCCCTGGCCCCGGCCTTTCAACCGCAGGCCGAGCACTGGGCCGAGCGGCTTGGTCTGCCTTTGCAGGTGGACGATGGCGAGTTTGCCTTGCAGGTCGGCGAGCTGGGGTTGCAGTTGCAGCAACTGGGCCCGGACGCGCCAGGGCCGGTGCGGGTGGACTTCGTCGAGGGCGGAGCGGCCCATCGGCGTTTGTACGGTGGCGGCAGCGGCCAGATGATCGCCAAGGCGGTCGGCATTGCCCAAGGTGTGCGGCCACGAGTGCTGGATGCTACCGCCGGGTTGGGCAAGGATGCGTTTGTGCTGGCCAGCCTGGGCTGCGAGATGAGCCTGATCGAGCGTCAACCGCTGATTGGAGCGCTGTTGGAGGATGGCCTGGCCCGTGGGGCGGAGGATTTCGACGTGGCGCCCATCGTGGCGCGCATGCGCTTGCTCAAGGGCAATTCCATCGAGGTGATGCGCGACTGGGAAGGCGAGCCGCCCCAGGTGATCTACCTGGACCCGATGTTTCCCCATCGGGAGAAAACCGCCCTGGTGAAGAAGGAAATGCGCTTGTTCCGCCCCCTGGTGGGCGATGACCCGGACGCCCCGGCGCTGCTGGCCGCGGCCCTGGCCCTGGCGACTCACCGAGTGGTGGTCAAGCGCCCACGCAAGGCCCCATGTATCGAAGGGCCGAAGCCAAGTCATGGGCTCGATGGCAAATCCAGTCGCTACGACATCTACCCCAAGAAAGCGCTCAAGCCCTGA
- the tsaB gene encoding tRNA (adenosine(37)-N6)-threonylcarbamoyltransferase complex dimerization subunit type 1 TsaB, producing the protein MSTLLALDTATEACSVALLHDGKVTSHYEVIPRLHAQKLLPMIQKLLSDAGTTLQAVDAIAFGRGPGAFTGVRIAIGVVQGLAFALERPVLPVSNLAVLAQRALREQGARQVAAAIDARMDEVYWGCYRETDGEMRLVGAEAVLPPEAAALPSGADGDWFGAGTGWGYGERIAVSLTGQDATLLPHAEDLLALARFAWERGEAIPADDAQPVYLRDKVATPKSER; encoded by the coding sequence ATGAGCACCTTGCTGGCCCTGGACACCGCGACTGAAGCTTGCTCCGTTGCCTTGCTGCACGACGGCAAGGTCACGAGCCATTACGAGGTGATCCCGCGCCTGCATGCGCAGAAACTATTGCCGATGATCCAGAAATTGCTGAGCGATGCCGGGACGACCTTGCAGGCAGTGGATGCGATTGCCTTCGGTCGCGGGCCGGGGGCTTTTACCGGCGTGCGCATCGCCATCGGCGTGGTGCAAGGGTTGGCGTTTGCCCTGGAGCGGCCGGTGTTGCCGGTGTCGAACCTGGCGGTGCTGGCCCAGCGCGCCTTGCGTGAACAGGGCGCCCGCCAAGTCGCAGCGGCCATCGATGCGCGCATGGACGAGGTGTACTGGGGCTGCTATCGCGAAACCGACGGCGAGATGCGCCTGGTCGGTGCTGAGGCGGTATTGCCACCCGAAGCGGCGGCGTTGCCAAGCGGGGCCGACGGTGACTGGTTCGGCGCCGGTACCGGTTGGGGCTACGGCGAACGCATCGCCGTCAGCCTGACCGGCCAGGACGCCACCCTGCTGCCTCACGCCGAAGACCTGCTGGCCCTGGCGCGCTTCGCCTGGGAACGCGGCGAGGCCATTCCCGCCGATGATGCGCAGCCGGTGTACCTGCGGGACAAGGTGGCAACGCCCAAGTCCGAGCGGTAA
- a CDS encoding extensin family protein: MRFLKVLAVVALLVGVAVLGVWRGWVSLPPQWNPWAPLDVNLAPNLLTRFKLMALRNDPQLCDQALATSGLRTARQADSGAHTDCPLTNVLRVQGGEVALSSSFLASCPLAVAFALFERHALQPAAVATYGQRVARVDHLGSFACRNMYGRESGSRSQHATASALDIAGFRLADGRTISVLRDWPKDNADARFLRQAREGACDMFSVVLSPDYNAAHRNHFHLDVGPWWICR, translated from the coding sequence GTGCGGTTTTTGAAAGTTCTGGCTGTCGTGGCACTGCTCGTTGGCGTCGCAGTGCTGGGGGTATGGCGCGGCTGGGTGTCGCTGCCGCCCCAATGGAATCCCTGGGCGCCGCTGGACGTCAACCTTGCGCCGAACCTGCTGACCCGTTTCAAACTCATGGCCCTGCGCAATGACCCGCAGCTCTGCGATCAGGCCCTCGCCACCTCGGGGCTGCGCACCGCTCGCCAGGCTGATAGCGGTGCCCATACAGATTGCCCGCTGACCAACGTGCTGAGAGTGCAGGGCGGCGAGGTGGCCCTGAGCAGCAGTTTCCTTGCCAGTTGCCCGTTGGCGGTGGCGTTCGCGCTATTCGAGCGCCATGCGTTGCAGCCGGCGGCAGTCGCGACCTATGGCCAGAGAGTGGCACGGGTTGATCATCTCGGCAGTTTTGCCTGCCGCAACATGTACGGTCGGGAAAGCGGCTCGCGCAGCCAGCACGCCACCGCCAGTGCGCTGGACATCGCCGGGTTTCGCCTGGCCGATGGCCGCACGATCAGCGTGCTCAGGGACTGGCCGAAGGACAACGCCGACGCGCGGTTCCTGCGCCAGGCACGCGAGGGCGCCTGCGATATGTTCAGTGTGGTCTTGAGTCCGGATTACAACGCGGCGCACCGCAACCATTTTCATCTGGACGTGGGACCATGGTGGATCTGTCGCTGA
- a CDS encoding DUF4197 domain-containing protein, translated as MLRPTLRFTGLCAGLLICANAMALSLGDLSQKDATGGLKDALTQGAQVAVKQLGTPGGFSNNPDVKIELPGKLGKVASKMKAFGMGEQVDQLETSMNQAAEAAVVQAQPILVNAVKNMSVDDAKGILSGGQDSATQYLNKSSREQIRAKFLPIVKQATDKVGLAQKYNAFAGQAATFGVLDAKSANIENYVTEQALDGLFEMIGKQEATIRQNPAAAATSLAKKVFGTL; from the coding sequence ATGCTCCGTCCTACTCTCCGTTTCACCGGCCTGTGCGCGGGCCTGCTGATCTGCGCCAATGCCATGGCCCTGTCCTTGGGCGACCTGTCGCAAAAAGACGCCACCGGCGGTCTCAAGGACGCCTTGACCCAAGGCGCGCAGGTGGCGGTCAAGCAACTGGGCACACCCGGCGGCTTCAGCAACAACCCGGATGTGAAAATCGAACTGCCAGGCAAGCTGGGCAAAGTCGCCAGCAAAATGAAGGCCTTCGGCATGGGTGAACAGGTCGATCAACTGGAAACCAGCATGAACCAGGCCGCCGAGGCCGCCGTGGTCCAGGCCCAGCCGATCCTGGTCAATGCCGTGAAGAACATGAGCGTGGACGATGCCAAGGGCATTCTCAGCGGCGGCCAAGACTCCGCCACGCAATACCTGAACAAGAGCAGCCGCGAGCAGATCCGCGCCAAGTTCCTGCCCATCGTCAAGCAAGCCACCGACAAGGTCGGCCTGGCGCAGAAATACAATGCCTTCGCCGGCCAGGCCGCGACCTTCGGTGTGCTCGACGCCAAGAGCGCCAACATCGAGAACTACGTGACCGAACAGGCGCTGGACGGCTTGTTCGAGATGATCGGCAAGCAGGAAGCCACCATCCGCCAGAACCCGGCGGCGGCGGCGACCAGCTTGGCGAAGAAGGTTTTCGGCACCCTCTGA
- a CDS encoding efflux RND transporter periplasmic adaptor subunit yields MFRYALPLAVPVTLAFLLSACGHDEPVPVAVRPAMVVKPQPSVQAMDSYPGEVRARFEPDLAFRIGGKVSRRLVEEGQRVKANQPLAELDPEDVRLQLEAARAQVAAAEANLNLVRAERDRYKTLMERQMVSRSQYDNAENLYRSGTARLKQIKAEFDVANNQASYSILRAPQDGVVARRSVEVGQVVSAGQTVFTLATDGEREVLISLPEQGFGRFKIGQPVSVELWSQPDQRFSGRIRELSPAADPKSRTFAARVAFTAGNVPAELGQSARVFIQTADKVPLSVPLSALTAENGATYVWVVNANNTLKKVPVRVGAFGEKTVPVLEGLGPDDWVVAAGVHVLLDGQQVRPVDRSNRVVNLTAKE; encoded by the coding sequence ATGTTCCGCTATGCCTTGCCCCTCGCCGTGCCAGTCACCCTGGCTTTTTTATTGTCTGCGTGCGGTCATGACGAGCCGGTCCCGGTCGCCGTGCGCCCCGCCATGGTGGTGAAACCACAGCCTTCGGTCCAGGCGATGGACAGTTACCCCGGTGAAGTGCGAGCACGGTTCGAGCCCGACCTGGCCTTTCGTATTGGCGGCAAGGTGAGTCGACGACTGGTCGAAGAGGGTCAGCGGGTCAAGGCCAATCAACCGCTGGCTGAACTCGATCCCGAAGATGTGCGCCTGCAACTGGAAGCCGCCCGTGCCCAGGTCGCCGCCGCCGAGGCCAACCTGAACCTGGTACGCGCCGAGCGTGACCGCTACAAAACCTTGATGGAACGGCAGATGGTCAGCCGCTCCCAGTACGACAACGCCGAAAACCTTTACCGATCCGGCACCGCGCGGCTCAAGCAGATCAAGGCCGAGTTCGACGTCGCCAACAACCAGGCCAGTTATTCGATATTGCGTGCGCCCCAGGATGGCGTCGTTGCCCGGCGTTCGGTGGAAGTCGGGCAGGTGGTGTCGGCCGGGCAAACCGTCTTTACCCTGGCCACCGACGGCGAGCGTGAAGTGCTGATCAGCCTGCCGGAGCAGGGTTTTGGCCGGTTCAAGATCGGCCAGCCGGTTTCGGTCGAACTGTGGAGCCAGCCCGACCAGCGCTTCAGCGGACGCATTCGCGAGCTGTCGCCGGCCGCCGATCCCAAGTCTCGCACCTTCGCCGCCCGTGTGGCCTTCACCGCCGGCAATGTTCCGGCCGAGCTGGGCCAGAGTGCGCGGGTGTTTATCCAGACCGCCGACAAGGTGCCGCTGTCGGTGCCCCTGTCGGCTTTGACGGCTGAAAATGGCGCGACCTATGTCTGGGTCGTCAACGCCAACAACACCCTGAAAAAGGTCCCGGTGCGGGTCGGCGCCTTCGGCGAAAAGACCGTACCGGTGCTGGAAGGCCTGGGCCCCGATGATTGGGTCGTGGCGGCCGGCGTGCATGTGCTCCTCGACGGCCAGCAGGTGCGGCCGGTGGATCGCTCCAACCGCGTGGTCAATCTGACGGCCAAGGAGTAA
- a CDS encoding TetR/AcrR family transcriptional regulator: protein MSNNPPIPSGPGRPKDLAKRQAILDAAKRLFVSMGYASTSMDAVATEAGVSKLTVYSHFNDKETLFSAAVIAKCEEQVPPLFFEWPDGVPIEHVLLNIARGFHLLVSSEESLNLHRLIMALGSQDPKLSTIFYEAGPQRMLSGMERLLIKVNQSGALNIDKPRNAAEHFFCLIKGAANFRLLSGCGPAPEPEAAEAHVQEVVGLFMRAYRP from the coding sequence ATGTCGAACAATCCTCCAATCCCCTCCGGTCCCGGCCGTCCCAAGGATCTGGCCAAGCGCCAGGCCATTCTCGACGCGGCGAAGCGCTTGTTCGTGAGCATGGGTTACGCCAGTACCAGCATGGACGCCGTCGCTACCGAGGCCGGGGTCTCGAAGCTGACGGTCTACAGTCACTTCAACGACAAGGAGACGCTGTTTTCCGCTGCCGTGATAGCCAAATGTGAAGAGCAGGTGCCGCCGCTGTTTTTCGAATGGCCGGACGGCGTTCCGATCGAACACGTGCTGCTGAACATCGCCCGTGGCTTTCACCTGCTCGTCAGCAGCGAGGAATCGTTGAACCTGCATCGGCTGATCATGGCCCTGGGCAGCCAGGACCCGAAGCTCTCGACGATTTTCTACGAAGCAGGCCCACAGCGGATGCTCTCAGGCATGGAGCGGCTGCTGATCAAGGTCAATCAGAGCGGTGCCCTGAACATTGATAAACCGCGCAATGCCGCCGAGCATTTTTTCTGCCTGATCAAGGGCGCGGCGAATTTCCGGTTGTTGTCTGGCTGCGGCCCGGCCCCGGAACCGGAAGCCGCCGAGGCCCATGTACAGGAAGTGGTGGGGTTGTTCATGCGGGCTTATCGGCCTTAG